ACCCAGCCAATGGAGGGCCTGCCGGCGTGTGGGTGGGTCCAGTGAGAAAGAGACCCCTGCTCCGAGGGACAGGGACTTTGACAAAGAGGGCCTCAGAAACTTAgagaagttggggggggggggggcccagacAGAAGGGCAGgcgtggggagcaggggaaggggaaTTAGAAGTTCAATTTCAGAGTTTTAGAGACAGGAGACCCTTGGTGCGAGGGTGGAGGGCACCAAAGAGGGGTcagcagggaaggagacagaaaccAGGGCAGGGGTGGTCAGAGATCTAGGAAGTGGGAACAGTCTGGGCATAGAcctagagggagaggaagatggagACCACCCAGCACACCAGGAAATCCATGAGGAACACTCCCAGCCCCCCTTCCTATAGGGTTCCAGCCCCCCCAGCAGCCTGCTCCCTCAGCCAGGCCTGTCCACCTGGGGCTAACAATTTCCCCCAGGCTGTCCGTCCCTCCCTGCGTGTACGGAGTCAGCGTCAGCGTCTGCTTTGTCCCTCCTGCTGCGTTTGATTTGGCTGAAAACTTCCACCTGGGcatggggtgggcagagggcgGGGAACCCTGGGAGAAATACACAGGGAAGTACTAAGCCACaaagaggggagtgggggtgcGGAAAGAGCTTCGATGAATGAGAAGAAATACAAGAATGGGTGAGAGACGGTGACTAAGAACCAGAGACAGAAAAAGCTACAGTCCCAGAGACAAGAGACAGGGAAgtggcaaaagaaagaaaagggagtaGAACTGCAGGCCTGGAACAGAGATGTAGCCGCAGAGGCCGCCCCACCCTTCTTCCCAGGGGCCCAGTCTGGGATGGTGGCGGCTTTCTATGCCCTGGGCCCAAAGCTGGCTCTGTAATGAAGCCTGTGTGTTGGTAACAGGTGTGAGGCTGTGGAGTGGGAATACATGAGGGGTGCCCTGAGGAGGTGGGGGTCTGCCCCTGACATCTCTGGTCACTGCCTCACTTTAAAGACCTTTTGGTTGAGGCCCCTGGCTCCTCAACCCTGCTAACTCATCCTGCCAACCTGTTCTACAGACAGGGAAAACTGAGACTGCCTTCCGATCCCCTCACTCAGGTTCTAGGGTCCGCTCTCCTGTTGGGTTGTTCTGGCTCACTCAAGACCTATCAGTGTCCAAATGACTCCTGATCCTCACCAGGGGTCAGGCCAATGGGTCAGAACCTCATGCCCTCCTCAAGCTGGACAatgttaatgtttatttctttcccaaTGTGGGGTAAAGATCGAGATAGGGAAGGGTGATGGAAACCTGACTCTTAAGTCCCCACCAGGGCCACATTCTCTAGCATCCTGACCTCCTGTGACAGGTTGGTCACTATCTCAAAACAGAACATTCTTGTCCCATCTGACCTAGTAAACTTCCCATTCGAATCCTTGCTCCCAGGTAGTTGCTTACACGTTCCAGGTTTTAcgctcccccaccctctccttggCATAGTCCCTCCTTGTCACTCTCTCCAGGATGGGCAAGGTGATGTCCCCTGAGATCACATAATCAACAACTTAGAAGCCAAAGGCCTCCATGGCCAAATCCACCAGAGTTGATCTGACAAGTTGTGTATTAGAGCTGACAAACAGTAGGCACTCAGAAAAGATtggctatcatcatcatcattacccTCGGGTTCACAGGAggactcctattcatccttcaaaaccccATTTGGTTTTGTCTCGTACAAACTGTGCAGATTGAACTTTCAAAATCAGAGAGCTGTGATTTTTGTGACGATTTAACAAGTTCCCAAAACAGCCAGGTCATGCCTGAGGTCCCTCAGCAACcagctctcttcttcctctgcttgCCCAGTTGCTGGGCAGGGGCCTCAGGCCCGGCCAGTCCGGCTGAGGAGTGTGCAGACACAGGCGGTGTCGATTCGAATCCATCGCCAGCCCACACGGCCCTGAGCATCAGTGGTCAATGCCCGCACATAGGACTGCTTGGCCTTACATTCGGACACCCAGTGTCTCCGGTCCACGCCCCGGCAGCCCCCTCCACCAGCACCGGGGCCACCTTCCCCCGTGTTGTCAGCCTTGCAGCGGGTCTCAAAGAAATACTGGCGGAGGGGACTGCCGCCGGCCGCAGGCACCTCGCCCAGCACCTCCACCTCGCGCCCACGTAGGTCCACAGCCGTCCGGCGGTCTGTCACCCAGCTACTGACTGCGTCACACACAGCCAGCTCTCCCCGGCGGCTCGCTGGTGCTGTCTCACTCACCCCTCGCCGAGTGCGGTTAGCGGAGCTGCCCAGGGGCTCCCCGAAGGCCCCTGCCTCCAGCAGGAATAGAAGAGGGGGCCCCGCAGGGGCGCCCCTGGACAGCACTACTCGGGGGGACAGAAGGTCCCACTCAGGGGCCGGAAATGGGGGCAGTGGTGAGGGCAGGGGATGGGGTTCCATTGGGACACAGGGtaggaggctgaggaggaggatggggagggacCATGAGGGGTGGGAGAGCATCTCGCTGAATACCTGAGGGGGGAGAGGAAAGCTGGAGTTAGAGAAGAGGGTGACAACTGAGGGGGGTCTGTGTGCCAGAACCACAGGGGGGCCTTTGTTCTAGAATCTCAGGGGACCCTATATCCTAGGATTGGATAATGCCCACCTTCCAGATTTttctactactattactactaataattataattattctaCTACTGTTAATAATAATAGCCAACAATTGGGGAAatgcaggctcagagaggttagcaACTTGTACTAGGTCACACAGCAAACGCCAGAACTGGAAGCTGGTTTGAGCAACGGCATTCTGCCACACTGCCTCTGCAACCCCAAGGGACCCTAAGTCCCACAGCCTGGAGGAGGTCTGAGGTTCCAAAACTCTGAGAAAGGCTAGTTCTGGAATTCTAGGGTGACCCAACTTCAGCTCAAAACTGCCAGTCACAAGGCAAGAGAAATCAGACGaggcctcagttttcctggcCGTGAAATTGACCTGGGGCTGGGAGATGCAGGCGGAGGTGTGGATGTGCTGTGTTTTCTCTAGGACATTCTGGAAGCCTGTGGTTCTGGGAAAGGGTGGTTACCAGACCTGTCAGCACCTACGCCACCTCCGAGCTTCTGGGCTGGGGGCCCCCAGGCTCCAGGGGGCCCCGGTGGGGGACACGGGCGGCCCCCTCCTTCCTGACATCTCAGTAGAGAGAGGGGGCAACTACCtaggggaagaagggaagtggCAGGTTACATaggcaggtgggggaaggggcctGAACCCCTGACGCTCCCCTTCCGGGGTTCCTTTTAAAGTGTAGGGTACCCAGGAGTCGAGGCCACGCCCCCTTTCCAGaggcccccttccctgcccaggtGATGGCTCCTGGCTGCGATGGAAAGcagatgggggaggagaggggagggaagaggctggAAAAGATTACGTCCTCCTCGGCCCATTCATCTCTcagacagggtgggggtggggctggtctGGACACCCGGGTACCTGACGGCCCACACTCAAGAAGCCCTGGGTCCCCGAGGCTGCTTCCTGGAATGTTTTCCCCGCACGGGACAGGCCAGGGCCCGTCCAAGACTCCTGCTGCACATACCTGGAGAggctgcctgccctggctgggagatGGGGAGTGGGAAGGTAGGGTGTGAAGAGGGGCGCGCGCGGGACCAGGAGTGTAGGTCCCCAGCTGCCTCTTCCCTCAGACCCGGAGTCCTGGGTCTCCGCTGCCTCGTCCCTTGGAGTCCCgaccccctgccccctccctcagaGGCAAGAGTCCAGGCCCCCGAATCCCTCCTCCCTGAGACCCGGGAGTTCTGGAGTtcagggcccctcctccccaggcatCAGAAACACGGACTCCCAGAAGATTCGGGCTGAGGGTCCGGACCCCTGAGACCCCGCTGCGGGAACCCGCCGCTCGTCTGGTtctctcctgcctcagtttcctccgccaagccccgcccccgccggccCCGCCCACGTCCCTCCCTACCCGGGGGCAGGGCGACCCGGACGCCGGAATCCCGCAGGAGGAGGCGCCGAGGCTCTTACCTGGGGCGCCCTCCTCGGCTTCCCTCTGCGGCCCCTGGCGCGGCGgcgcctcctcctcctgctccttggCTGCAGGGACGCGCGCTCGCCCGCCGGCTCCTCGCTGCACACGCTCCGGAGGGCCCGggtcgggggcgggggcggggcggtgcCCGACGGCGGAGGAGGGGCCGGGGGATCCCGCCTTCCACACGCGGGCCGGGACCTCAGAAGCCGGGCCTGGCTCGCTCAGCCCTCCGCCCGCCTCGGTCCCAAGAGTCCGGgcccccggcccctcctccctcagacccaggagtccgggcccccggcccctcctccctcagacccaggagtccgagcccccagcccctcctccctcggaCCCGGGAGTCTGGGCCTGAGATTCCTTTGCATTCTCTTGCCAGTGAAGTGTCAATTCCCAGGCAGATTCCCACCCTCTGCTCTCATCCTCACTTTCCCAGGAGCTCCAGGCCAGACATTAACCAGCTGGGCTCGGGCAGTGATAAGGCCCCAGGCCAGGGAGACAGTGGATGTGGGGGGGCTCTCCCACGTAGGCTTCTCTCCTGGAATTTCCTGGGTGGGGACTGGGGAGAGAGTCTTGTCATGAGCTCAGATAAGAGAAAGTCAAGGTATTACACGACTCGGAGATACGTATGGTTTGGGAACAGAATGACGTTAGAGAAAGAAAGTGAATAGTGACAGACGAAGGGAGACGGGTGAAAGGCACAGAAACGGAGAGGAAAAGGGGACAGAGTCCAAAGGAAAGAGGGGGACAGAAAGCCAGAGAGAAGACACAGACCCAAAGAGAGAAGACAGATACCTGGAGAGAAGGGGCCAGAACCCAGAAGGGGGGGCAgaggcacagacagacagacagacagagacccAGACAGAGACGTGAGAACTGGAGTCTGGGACAGTCCTGTCCCACGgcccttcacccccaccctcccaccccgaGTTATTTTCAGGAGGGAAG
The sequence above is drawn from the Desmodus rotundus isolate HL8 chromosome 12, HLdesRot8A.1, whole genome shotgun sequence genome and encodes:
- the NTF4 gene encoding neurotrophin-4; the encoded protein is MLSHPSWSLPILLLSLLPCVPMEPHPLPSPLPPFPAPEWDLLSPRVVLSRGAPAGPPLLFLLEAGAFGEPLGSSANRTRRGVSETAPASRRGELAVCDAVSSWVTDRRTAVDLRGREVEVLGEVPAAGGSPLRQYFFETRCKADNTGEGGPGAGGGGCRGVDRRHWVSECKAKQSYVRALTTDAQGRVGWRWIRIDTACVCTLLSRTGRA